The Haliaeetus albicilla chromosome 19, bHalAlb1.1, whole genome shotgun sequence genome has a segment encoding these proteins:
- the SAMM50 gene encoding sorting and assembly machinery component 50 homolog: MGTVHARSLEPLPMGGPDFGALGEEAELVEVEPEAKQEILENKDVVVQHVHFDGLGRTKDDIIMYEISDVFKAKNLIDVMRKSHEAREKLLRLGIFRQVEVLIDTCQGDDALPNGLDVTFEVTELRRLTGSYNTMVGNNEGSMVLGLKFPNLFGRAEKVTFQFSYGTKETSYGLSFFKPQPGKFERNFSVNLYKVTGQFPWSSLRETDRGISTEFNFPIWKTNHTLKWEGVWRELGCLARTASFSVREESGHSLKSSLSHAMVIDSRNSSILPRRGALLKINQELAGYTGGDVSFLKEDFEFQLNKQLLWDSVFSASLWGGMLVPIGDKPSSIADRFYLGGPTSVRGFSMYSIGPQSEGDYLGGEAYWAGGLHLYTPLPFRPGRGGFGDLFRTHFFLNAGNLCNLNYGDGPRAHLQKLAEYIRWSYGAGIVLRLGNIARLELNYCFPMGVQSGDRICDGVQFGAGIRFL, translated from the exons ATGGGCACCGTGCACGCACGG AGTTTGGAGCCTCTTCCAATGGGTGGGCCAGACTTTGGTGCCCTGGGAGAGGAAGCTGAACTGGTTGAAGTTGAACCTGAGGCCAAGCAGGAAATTCTCGAAAACAAAGAT GTCGTGGTTCAGCATGTGCACTTCGATGGACTTGGAAGGACCAAAGATGACATTATCATGTATGAAATCTCTGATGTTTTCAAGGCTAAAAATCTCATTGAT GTGATGAGAAAATCGCATGAAGCTCGTGAAAAGTTGCTTCGTCTAGGAATCTTTAGACAGGTAGAGGTTCTGATTGATACCTGTCAAG GAGATGACGCCCTTCCAAATGGTTTAGATGTAACCTTTGAGGTAACAGAATTGAGAAGACTAACTGGAAGCTATAATACTATGGTTGGCAACAATGAAGGCAGTATG GTACTTGGGCTCAAGTTCCCAAATCTTTTTGGACGTGCAGAAAAGGTAACCTTCCAGTTCTCCTATGGAACAAAGGAAACTTCATATGGCCTGTCATTCTTCAAACCACAGCCtggaaaatttgaaagaaa tttttcagttaaCCTGTATAAAGTAACTGGACAGTTCCCTTGGAGCTCTCTTCGTGAAACTGATAGAGGAATATCAACAGAATTTAAT TTTCCCATCTGGAAGACCAATCACACACTGAAGTGGGAGGGTGTGTGGAGAGAGCTTGGCTGCCTTGCTAGAACAGCATCCTTTTCCGTTCGAGAAGAAAGTGGACACTCTCTTAAATCTTCTCTCTCT CACGCTATGGTAATTGATTCCCGGAACTCTTCAATCTTGCCAAGACGAGGTGCTTTACTAAAAATTAATCAG GAGTTGGCTGGCTATACAGGTGGAGATGTGAGCTTTCTAAAAGAGGATTTTGAATTTCAGCTGAATAAGCAACTTCTCTGGGATTCG gTTTTTTCAGCATCACTTTGGGGTGGAATGCTAGTACCTATTGGAGACAAGCCATCCAGTATAGCTGATAG GTTTTACCTTGGTGGACCAACAAGCGTGCGTGGATTCAGTATGTACAGCATTGGACCCCAGAGTGAAG GTGATTACTTGGGAGGAGAAGCCTACTGGGCTGGAGGCTTGCATCTATACACCCCTCTTCCCTTCCGGCCAGGCCGGGGAGGGTTTGGAGACCTTTTCCgaacacattttttccttaatgctgGAAACCTCTGCAATCTTAACTATG GTGATGGTCCCAGAGCTCACCTGCAGAAGCTGGCAGAGTATATCCGATGGTCTTACGGTGCTGGAATAGTGCTCCGACTTGGAAACATTGCTAGATTAGAACTGAACTACTGTTTCCCTATGGGAGTACAATCTGGTGacag gatATGTGATGGTGTTCAGTTTGGAGCAGGAATCAGATTTCTATAA
- the LOC104321468 gene encoding patatin-like phospholipase domain-containing protein 2 isoform X3, protein MRHLPENTHQLSSGRLCISLTRVSDGKNALISNFNSKEEVIQALICSSFVPIYCGLIPPSFRGVRYVDGGISDNLPHYESKNTITISPFAGECDICPKGNSASFHEMIVTNASIHLSLGNLYRLTQALFPPEPKVLGEICEQGYSDALKFLKENGILNDSIYIHLSLTKRNPHEVAQHVDHMKKKKMTENNTIETLKMEVLNDQLKQNPWPLEKSIFESLPPRLRKALQEACKEQNGFYAQFSKLFPMRVISYLMLPYTLPVESAYSVALRLVNWFPDMPADVRWMQEQLCRIAGTVYSQAKSKLFSMSRKDNYASLRKCQTVPPTMEFHSSYCHLKMPHSSADLETRLWEPSCFMHSAMKNASANMQERSDLNSYPNFLPNSDETGLEIDFDSSSETSFQTAPEY, encoded by the exons ATGAGACATCTTCCAGAAAACACTCACCAGTTGTCATCGGGCAGACTATGTATTTCACTAACCAGAGTATCAGATGGTAAAAATGCATTGATATCTAATTTTAACTCTAAAGAAGAAGTTATCCAG GCTTTGATCTGTAGTTCATTTGTCCCTATTTATTGTGGCCTAATTCCACCGTCATTTAGAGGTGTG CGCTATGTGGATGGAGGAATCAGTGACAACTTACCTCACTATGAATCTAAGAATACCATTACAATTTCGCCTTTCGCTGGAGAGTGTGATATCTGTCCAAAAGGGAATTCTGCCAGCTTTCATGAAATGATTGTGACTAACGCCAGCATTCACCTTAGTTTGGGGAATCTTTATCGTTTAACACAAGCGCTCTTTCCACCAGAACCTAAG GTACTAGGAGAGATCTGTGAGCAAGGATATTCAGATGCTCTTAAATTCTTGAAAGAGAATG GTATTCTGAATGACTCAATCTATATCCACTTGTCCCTCACAAAAAGAAATCCTCATGAGGTTGCACAACATGTTGAccatatgaagaaaaaaaaaatgacagaaaataacaCAATAGAAACTTTGAAAATGGAAGTACTTAATGACCAGCTGAAGCAAAATCCATGGCCTTTGGAGAAGAGCATATTTGAGAGTCTACCTCCTAGACTTCGTAAAG CACTGCAAGAAGCTTGTAAAGAACAGAATGGATTCTACGCTCAGTTCTCTAAACTCTTCCCAATGCGGGTGATATCCTATCTGATGCTACCATATACGCTACCAGTGGAGTCCGCTTACTCTGTTGCTTTACG GTTAGTAAACTGGTTTCCTGACATGCCTGCTGATGTTCGATGGATGCAAGAACAGCTTTGTCGGATTGCTGGTACAGTTTATTCCCAGGCTAAAAGCAAGCTGTTCTCTATGTCCAG gaaagaCAATTATGCATCACTAAGAAAATGTCAAACTGTCCCACCTACTATGGAATTTCATTCTTCATACTGCCACCTTAAAATGCCTCACTCTTCTGCGGACCTTGAAACCCGGCTCTGGGAACCTTCATGCTTCATGCACTCAGCTATGAAAAATGCTTCTGCTAATATGCAGGAGCGTTCAGACTTAAACTCCTATCCTAATTTTCTCCCAAATTCTGATGAGACTGGGTTGGAAATAGATTTTGACTCTTCCTCAGAGACAAGTTTCCAAACTGCTCCAGAGTATTAA